A part of Bubalus bubalis isolate 160015118507 breed Murrah chromosome 6, NDDB_SH_1, whole genome shotgun sequence genomic DNA contains:
- the RAD54L gene encoding DNA repair and recombination protein RAD54-like isoform X2, producing the protein MRRSLAPSQLAKRKPEDGPSDDEDWQPGAVTPKKPKKSSHETQSQECFLSPFRKPLTQLMNRPPCLDSSQHEAFIRSILSKPFKIPIPNYQGPLGSRALGLKRAGVRRALHDPLEEGALVLYEPPPLSAHDQLKFDKEKLPVHVVVDPILSKVLRPHQREGVKFLWECVTSRRIPGSHGCIMADEMGLGKTLQCITLMWTLLRQSPDCKPEIDKAVVVSPSSLVRNWYNEVGKWLGGRIQPLAIDGGSKDEIDQKLEGFMNQRGARVPSPILIISYETFRLHVGVLQKGSVGLVICDEGHRLKNSENQTYQALDSLNTSRRVLISGTPIQNDLLEYFSLVHFVNSGILGTAQEFKKHFELPILKGRDAAASEEDRRVGEERLRELTSIVNRCLIRRTSDILSKYLPVKIEQVVCCRLTPLQIELYKRFLRQAKPAEELREGKMSVSSLSSITSLKKLCNHPALIYDKCVQEEDGFEGTLDIFPPGYNSKALEPQLSGKMLVLDYILAVTRSHSSDKVVLVSNYTQTLDLFEKLCRARRYLYVRLDGTMSIKKRAKVVERFNNPSSPDFVFMLSSKAGGCGLNLIGANRLVMFDPDWNPANDEQAMARVWRDGQKKTCYIYRLLSAGTIEEKIFQRQSHKKALSSCVVDEEQDVERHFSLGELKELFTLDEAKLSDTHDRLRCRRCVNNHQVWPPHDGSDCTSDLAQWNHSTDKRGLKDEVLQAAWDAASTAITFVFHQRSHEEQRGLHL; encoded by the exons gaAGCATTTATTCGAAGCATTTTGTCAAAGCCTTTCAAAATTCCCATTCCAAATTATCAAG GTCCTCTGGGCTCTCGGGCATTGGGCCTCAAACGGGCTGGGGTCCGCCGAGCCCTCCATGACCCCCTGGAAGAAGGTGCCTTGGTTCTGTATGAGCCTCCCCCACTGAGCGCCCATGACCAGCTAAAGTTTGACAA GGAAAAACTTCCTGTCCATGTGGTTGTTGATCCTATTCTGAGTAAGGTCTTGAGGCCTCATCAGAGAGAG GGAGTAAAGTTCCTGTGGGAGTGTGTCACCAGTCGGCGCATCCCTGGGAGCCATGGCTGCATCATGGCTGATGAGATGGGCCTGGGCAAGACGCTGCAGTGCATCACACTGATGTGGACGCTTCTGCGCCAGAGTCCAGACTGCAAGCCAGAAATTGACAAGGCAGTGGTGGTGTCGCCCTCCAGCCTAGTGAGGAACTGGTACAATGAAGTTGGGAAATGGCTTGGAGGGAGGATCCAACCTCTGGCCATCGATGGAGGCTCTAAGGACGAGATAGACCAAAAGCTGG AAGGATTTATGAACCAGCGTGGTGCCAGAGTGCCTTCTCCCATCCTCATCATTTCCTATGAGACTTTCCGCCTTCACGTTGGAGTCCTCCAGAAAGGGAGTGTTGGACTGGTCATATGTGATGAG GGACACAGGCTCAAGAACTCTGAGAATCAGACTTATCAGGCCTTGGACAGCTTGAACACCAGCCGACGGGTGCTCATCTCCGGGACCCCCATCCAGAATGATCTCCTTGAGTATTTCAGCTTGGTACACTTTGTCAACTCGGGAATCCTGG GAACCGCCCAGGAGTTCAAGAAGCATTTTGAACTGCCAATTCTGAAGGGTCGAGATGCAGCTGCCAGTGAGGAAGATAGGCGTGTAGGAGAGGAGCGCCTGCGGGAGCTCACCAGCATTGTGAATAg GTGCCTGATACGGAGGACATCTGATATCCTTTCTAAATATCTGCCTGTGAAGATCGAGCAGGTGGTTTGTTGTAG gctCACACCCCTTCAGATTGAATTATACAAGAGGTTTTTGAGACAGGCCAAGCCAGCAGAAGAGTTGCGCGAGGGCAAGATGAGtgtgtcttctctttcttccatcacCTCACTGAAGAAACTGTGTAATC atccAGCTTTAATCTATGACAAGTGTGTGCAAGAGGAAGATGGCTTTGAAGGTACCTTGGACATATTTCCCCCTGGTTATAACTCCAAGGCTCTAGAGCCTCAGCTGTCAG GTAAGATGCTGGTCCTTGATTACATTCTGGCGGTGACCCGAAGCCACAGCAGTGACAAAGTAGTGCTGGTGTCCAATTACACTCAGACATTGGACCTCTTTGAGAAACTCTGCCGAGCCCGAAG GTACTTATATGTTCGCTTAGATGGCACGATGTCCATTAAGAAGCGAGCCAAGGTTGTGGAGCGCTTCAACAACCCATCG agtCCTGACTTTGTCTTCATGCTAAGCAGCAAAGCTGGGGGCTGTGGCCTCAATCTCATCGGGGCTAACCGACTGGTCATGTTTGACCCTGACTGGAACCCAGCCAATGATGAACAAGCCATGGCCCGGGTCTGGCGTGATGGTCAAAAGAAGACCTGCTATATCTATCGCCTACTGTCT gcagGAACCATCGAGGAGAAGATCTTTCAGCGTCAGAGCCATAAGAAAGCACTGAGCAGCTGTGTGGTGGATGAGGAGCAGGATGTGGAGCGACACTTTTCTCTCGGCGAATTGAAGGAGCTGTTTACCCTGGATGAGGCTAAGCTCAGTGACACACATGACAG GTTGCGCTGCCGGCGCTGCGTCAACAACCACCAGGTCTGGCCACCCCATGACGGTTCTGACTGCACCTCAGACCTGGCTCAGTGGAACCACAGCACTGATAAGCGGGGGCTCAAGGATGAGGTACTCCAGGCTGCTTGGGATGCTGCCTCCACTGCCATCACCTTTGTCTTCCACCAGCGTTCCCATGAGGAGCAGCGGGGCCTCCACCTTTAA
- the LRRC41 gene encoding leucine-rich repeat-containing protein 41 isoform X2, which produces MKTRPSSLESVTCWRAKFMEAFFSHVLRGTIDVSSDRRLCDQRFSPLLHSSRHVRQLTICNMLQGATELVAEPNRRVLETLASSLHTLKFRHLLFSDVAAQQSLRQLLHQLIHHGAVSQVSLYSWPVPESALFILILTMSAGFWQPGPGGPPCRLCGEASRGRAPSRDEGSLLLGSRRPRRDAAERCAAALMASRRKSEAKQTARAAPATRVTRRSTQESLTAGGTDSKREPLPPATSHEAPGTKRPPSAPATTSSASASSSTSSSKRAPASSAPQPKPLKRFKRAAGKKGARTRQGCGAESEDLYDFVFIVAGEKEDGEEMEIGEVACGALDGSDPSCLGLPALEASQRFRSISTLELFTVPLSTEAALTLCHLLSSWVSLESLTLSYNGLGSNIFRLLDSLRALSVQAGCRLRALHLSDLFSPLPILELTRAIVRALPLLRVLSIRVDHPSQRDNPAVPGNAGPPSNIIGDEEIPENCLEQLEMGFPRGAQPAPLLCSVLKASGSLQQLSLDSATFASPQDFGLVLQTLKEYNLTLKRLSFHDMNLADCQSEVLFLLQNLTLQEITFSFCRLFEKRPAQFLPEMVAAMKGNSTLKGLRLPGNRLGNAGLLALADVFSEDSSSSLCQLDISSNCIKPDGLLEFAKRLERWGRGAFGHLRLFQNWLDQDAVTAREAIRRLRATCHVVSDSWDSSQAFADYVSTM; this is translated from the exons AGCGTGACCTGTTGGCGAGCCAAGTTTATGGAGGCCTTTTTTTCCCATGTTCTACGTGGGACCATTGATGTGTCTTCTGACAGGCGTCTTTGTGACCAGCGCTTCTCACCTCTCCTGCATAGCTCCCGCCACGTCCGGCAACTCACCATCTGCAACATGCTGCAGGGTGCAACTGAGCTGGTGGCCGAGCCCAACCGCAGGGTTCTGGAGACCCTGGCCAGTTCCCTGCACACTCTTAAGTTCCGCCACTTGCTGTTCTCCGATGTGGCTGCTCAGCAGTCACTTCGGCAGCTGTTACATCAGCTTATTCACCATGGGGCTGTCAGCCAGGTGTCGCTGTACTCCTGGCCTGTGCCAGAGTCAGCCCTTTTCATTCTTATCCTCACCATGAGTGCTGGCTTCTGGCAGCCAGGCCCTGGTGGTCCGCCCTGCCGCCTCTGTGGAGAGGCCTCCCGAGGCCGGGCCCCATCCCGAGATGAAGGGTCCCTTTTGCTGGGCTCACGCCGGCCTCGCCGAGATGCTGCTGAGCGATGTGCTGCAGCTCTGATGGCCTCCCGGCGTAAGAGTGAAGCCAAGCAGACGGCCAGAGCTGCACCTGCCACTCGGGTAACACGCCGGAGCACACAGGAGAGCCTGACAGCAGGCGGCACAGACTCTAAGAGGGAGCCCCTCCCTCCAGCCACCTCCCATGAGGCTCCTGGCACCAAACGCCCACCTTCTGCTCCAGCCACCACCTCctctgcctctgcttcctcttccacaTCCTCATCTAAACGGGCTCCAGCCAGCTCAGCCCCACAGCCTAAGCCCCTAAAGCGTTTTAAGCGAGCTGCAGGGAAGAAGGGTGCTCGCACCCGTCAGGGGTGTGGCGCAGAATCTGAAGACCTGTATGACTTTGTTTTCATTGTGGCGGGTGAGAAAGAGGATGGGGAAGAGATGGAGATTGGAGAAGTGGCTTGTGGAGCTTTGGATGGATCAGATCCCAGCTGCCTGGGGCTTCCAGCACTGGAAGCCTCCCAACGATTCCGCAGCATTTCCACCTTGGAGCTTTTCACAGTTCCACTCTCCACAGAGGCGGCTCTGACACTGTGCCACCTGCTGAGCTCCTGGGTGTCTCTGGAGAGCCTCACACTCTCCTATAATG GCCTGGGTTCTAATATCTTCCGTCTACTGGACAGCCTGCGGGCCCTGTCAGTCCAGGCTGGATGCCGCCTCCGTGCCCTGCATCTCAGTGACCTGTTCTCACCACTGCCCATCCTGGAGCTGACACGTGCCATTGTGCGAGCCCTGCCCCTGCTGCGGGTCCTCTCTATCCGTGTGGACCACCCCAGCCAGAGGGACAACCCAGCTGTGCCTGGGAATGCAGGGCCCCCTAGCAACATAATTGGGGATGAGGAGATACCAG AAAACTGCCTGGAACAGCTGGAGATGGGATTTCCACGGGGAGCCCAGCCAGCCCCACTGCTCTGCTCTGTACTGAAGGCCTCAGGTTCTCTGCAGCAATTGTCCCTGGATAGTGCCACCTTTGCATCTCCCCAAGATTTTGGGCTTGTGTTGCAGACACTCAAAG AGTATAACCTAACCCTAAAGAGGCTGAGCTTCCACGACATGAATCTGGCTGACTGTCAGAGTGAGGTGCTCTTTTTGCTACAGAATCTGACTCTTCAAG AGATTACCTTCTCCTTCTGCCGTCTGTTTGAGAAGCGCCCAGCCCAATTTCTGCCCGAGATGGTTGCTGCTATGAAGGGCAACTCCACACTGAAGGGCCTCCGACTGCCAGGGAACCGCCTGG GGAATGCTGGCCTACTGGCCCTGGCAGATGTTTTCTCGGAAGATTCATCCTCCTCTCTCTGTCAGCTGGATATCAG TTCCAACTGCATCAAGCCAGATGGGCTTCTGGAGTTCGCCAAGCGGCTGGAGCGCTGGGGCCGTGGGGCCTTTGGTCACCTGCGCCTCTTCCAGAACTGGCTGGACCAGGATGCAGTCACAGCCAGGGAAGCCATCCGGCGGCTCCGGGCCACCTGCCATGTGGTTAGCGACTCGTGGGACTCATCGCAAGCCTTCGCAGATTATGTCAGCACCATGTGA
- the RAD54L gene encoding DNA repair and recombination protein RAD54-like isoform X3, with protein sequence MADEMGLGKTLQCITLMWTLLRQSPDCKPEIDKAVVVSPSSLVRNWYNEVGKWLGGRIQPLAIDGGSKDEIDQKLEGFMNQRGARVPSPILIISYETFRLHVGVLQKGSVGLVICDEGHRLKNSENQTYQALDSLNTSRRVLISGTPIQNDLLEYFSLVHFVNSGILGTAQEFKKHFELPILKGRDAAASEEDRRVGEERLRELTSIVNRCLIRRTSDILSKYLPVKIEQVVCCRLTPLQIELYKRFLRQAKPAEELREGKMSVSSLSSITSLKKLCNHPALIYDKCVQEEDGFEGTLDIFPPGYNSKALEPQLSGKMLVLDYILAVTRSHSSDKVVLVSNYTQTLDLFEKLCRARRYLYVRLDGTMSIKKRAKVVERFNNPSSPDFVFMLSSKAGGCGLNLIGANRLVMFDPDWNPANDEQAMARVWRDGQKKTCYIYRLLSAGTIEEKIFQRQSHKKALSSCVVDEEQDVERHFSLGELKELFTLDEAKLSDTHDRLRCRRCVNNHQVWPPHDGSDCTSDLAQWNHSTDKRGLKDEVLQAAWDAASTAITFVFHQRSHEEQRGLHL encoded by the exons ATGGCTGATGAGATGGGCCTGGGCAAGACGCTGCAGTGCATCACACTGATGTGGACGCTTCTGCGCCAGAGTCCAGACTGCAAGCCAGAAATTGACAAGGCAGTGGTGGTGTCGCCCTCCAGCCTAGTGAGGAACTGGTACAATGAAGTTGGGAAATGGCTTGGAGGGAGGATCCAACCTCTGGCCATCGATGGAGGCTCTAAGGACGAGATAGACCAAAAGCTGG AAGGATTTATGAACCAGCGTGGTGCCAGAGTGCCTTCTCCCATCCTCATCATTTCCTATGAGACTTTCCGCCTTCACGTTGGAGTCCTCCAGAAAGGGAGTGTTGGACTGGTCATATGTGATGAG GGACACAGGCTCAAGAACTCTGAGAATCAGACTTATCAGGCCTTGGACAGCTTGAACACCAGCCGACGGGTGCTCATCTCCGGGACCCCCATCCAGAATGATCTCCTTGAGTATTTCAGCTTGGTACACTTTGTCAACTCGGGAATCCTGG GAACCGCCCAGGAGTTCAAGAAGCATTTTGAACTGCCAATTCTGAAGGGTCGAGATGCAGCTGCCAGTGAGGAAGATAGGCGTGTAGGAGAGGAGCGCCTGCGGGAGCTCACCAGCATTGTGAATAg GTGCCTGATACGGAGGACATCTGATATCCTTTCTAAATATCTGCCTGTGAAGATCGAGCAGGTGGTTTGTTGTAG gctCACACCCCTTCAGATTGAATTATACAAGAGGTTTTTGAGACAGGCCAAGCCAGCAGAAGAGTTGCGCGAGGGCAAGATGAGtgtgtcttctctttcttccatcacCTCACTGAAGAAACTGTGTAATC atccAGCTTTAATCTATGACAAGTGTGTGCAAGAGGAAGATGGCTTTGAAGGTACCTTGGACATATTTCCCCCTGGTTATAACTCCAAGGCTCTAGAGCCTCAGCTGTCAG GTAAGATGCTGGTCCTTGATTACATTCTGGCGGTGACCCGAAGCCACAGCAGTGACAAAGTAGTGCTGGTGTCCAATTACACTCAGACATTGGACCTCTTTGAGAAACTCTGCCGAGCCCGAAG GTACTTATATGTTCGCTTAGATGGCACGATGTCCATTAAGAAGCGAGCCAAGGTTGTGGAGCGCTTCAACAACCCATCG agtCCTGACTTTGTCTTCATGCTAAGCAGCAAAGCTGGGGGCTGTGGCCTCAATCTCATCGGGGCTAACCGACTGGTCATGTTTGACCCTGACTGGAACCCAGCCAATGATGAACAAGCCATGGCCCGGGTCTGGCGTGATGGTCAAAAGAAGACCTGCTATATCTATCGCCTACTGTCT gcagGAACCATCGAGGAGAAGATCTTTCAGCGTCAGAGCCATAAGAAAGCACTGAGCAGCTGTGTGGTGGATGAGGAGCAGGATGTGGAGCGACACTTTTCTCTCGGCGAATTGAAGGAGCTGTTTACCCTGGATGAGGCTAAGCTCAGTGACACACATGACAG GTTGCGCTGCCGGCGCTGCGTCAACAACCACCAGGTCTGGCCACCCCATGACGGTTCTGACTGCACCTCAGACCTGGCTCAGTGGAACCACAGCACTGATAAGCGGGGGCTCAAGGATGAGGTACTCCAGGCTGCTTGGGATGCTGCCTCCACTGCCATCACCTTTGTCTTCCACCAGCGTTCCCATGAGGAGCAGCGGGGCCTCCACCTTTAA